In Silene latifolia isolate original U9 population chromosome X, ASM4854445v1, whole genome shotgun sequence, the following proteins share a genomic window:
- the LOC141619476 gene encoding uncharacterized protein LOC141619476, with protein sequence MYYASANGLAEAYNKTLCNLLKKVVAKSKRDWHERIGEALWAYRTTYKTHTEVTPYALVYGVETVLPLELQTSSLRIAIQEGLTDEKNHKLRLAELDALDEKRLEAQQ encoded by the coding sequence ATGTACTACGCTTCTGCAAATGGTTTGGCTGAAGCCTACAACAAAACCCTCTGCAACTTGCTGAAAAAGGTAGTAGCAAAGTCAAAGCGAGACTGGCATGAAAGAATTGGTGAGGCATTGTGGGCATATCGCACCACATACAAAACACATACTGAAGTAACCCCGTACGCGTTAGTGTATGGAGTTGAGACCGTGTTGCCTTTGGAGTTGCAGACCTCTTCCTTACGCATCGCTATTCAGGAAGGACTCACGGATGAAAAAAATCACAAGTTGCGTTTAGCAGAGTTAGACGCTCTCGATGAAAAAAGATTAGAGGCTCAACAATAG